GCGAGCTTCCGCGAGGCCATGGGTACCACCCCGGGCCAGTATCTGCAGGGCTGGCGAGTGGGTCTGGCCCAGCAGGCCCTGCGCCAGGGGCGGCCACTGAAGCGGATTGCCGATGAAGTGGGCTATGGCAGCGAGGCGGCGCTCTCACGTGCGTTCAAGGCGCACACCGGGCAGTCACCACGGCAGTGGCGCGAGCTGGATCGCGCCACCGCCGCCTGAGCGGTCAGGCCAGCGCCAGGCGGGCCAGTTTCATGCCGGCAAACAGCCCGGCCAGGCCAAGTGCGACTGAGCCGCCTGCATAGAGCGCCGCCAGCCCATGCTGGCCGCGCTGCAGCAGCAGGCCGATTTCCAGGGAGTAGGTCGAGAAGGTGGTGTAGCCGCCCAGAATGCCGGTGGTCAGCAGCAGTCGCAGTTGCGGCGAGGCGCCATTGCGCAGGGCAAATGCCTCCACCACCACGCCCATCAGCAGCGCGCCGCTGATGTTGATGAGGAAGGTGGACCAGGGCCATGGACTGCCGACGGTGACCCGCGCACCGATGAGGTTGCAGGCGTGGCGCAGGCATGCGCCCGCGCCGCCACCCAGGAAGACCAGGAGATAGTTGTTCAGTGCTTGCATCGGTTGCCTCGAGTGCTGGTTCGCAGGATCGACGGCATTCGCAATGGCGGGCACGCCCTGCCATCGACGAACGCCGGGTTCGTCAACAACAGGAGCCATCAGCCATCTCAGGCGGTTGTCGGGGGAGCCCCATCCCCATCGCCCACCATGCTACCAGTGCCCGGCGATGCTGCGCAGGGCCGGTCAGGGCAGCGCGGTCGCCACGACGCGGGCCACTTTGTTGCGGCTGATGCCTTCGCGCAGCAGATCGTTGGCCATCAGCCCGAGCGAGGCCTGCCGGCGAAGACCGACGTCGATCCCGCGTCGATCCAGGATGTTCGCCACCATTTCGTAGGCGGTCTCCCAGACATCCAGGTAGGCCTCGCTGGGCAGATACATGTAGGCGGTGCCACGTTCGCCCACCGCGCCCTCGACCGGGCCGAACAGAAGTTCGCGCGGGTCCATCTTCACCGCATCGGCGATGCGGAAAAGCTGTTCGGCCTTTACGTGGTTAGCTTTGACGTTGTCATTGAGCCAGTTGCTGACGGTGGCAGTGGTGCTGTCGGCGGCGCGGGCCAGATCGGCTGGGCGGGGGTGGCCAGCATCCTTCATGGCGGCGGCGAGTCGTTGTCCAAGAGTATTCATCTATGCAAGCCAGCTTAACGCGTGGATTCAAAAGATTGCTTGCCACCAAAATAAGTCTGATGACGAAAGAGATCGAAAATGGACGAAATTTGGTGCAAGCGTCACGTGCGCGCGCGGCTGGGCCTCGGGACCGACGCAGAGCTGGCAAAGCTCTTTGGAA
Above is a genomic segment from Stenotrophomonas sp. ESTM1D_MKCIP4_1 containing:
- a CDS encoding helix-turn-helix domain-containing protein, whose protein sequence is MNTLGQRLAAAMKDAGHPRPADLARAADSTTATVSNWLNDNVKANHVKAEQLFRIADAVKMDPRELLFGPVEGAVGERGTAYMYLPSEAYLDVWETAYEMVANILDRRGIDVGLRRQASLGLMANDLLREGISRNKVARVVATALP
- the crcB gene encoding fluoride efflux transporter CrcB, whose product is MQALNNYLLVFLGGGAGACLRHACNLIGARVTVGSPWPWSTFLINISGALLMGVVVEAFALRNGASPQLRLLLTTGILGGYTTFSTYSLEIGLLLQRGQHGLAALYAGGSVALGLAGLFAGMKLARLALA